In Aegilops tauschii subsp. strangulata cultivar AL8/78 chromosome 3, Aet v6.0, whole genome shotgun sequence, one genomic interval encodes:
- the LOC109756002 gene encoding pyruvate decarboxylase 1 yields the protein MDIGSIPSPADAAAPPSAAATPREATLGRHLARRLAEVGAREVFTVPGDFNLTLLDELEAEQPSGGGVRLVGCCNELNAAYAADGYARARDGGVGACAVTFTVGGLSAINAVAGAFSENLPVICIVGGPNSNDYGSNRILHHTIGIPDFTQELRCFQNVTCYQAVVNNLEDAHEQIDTAISTALKESKPVYISISCNLPSIPHPTFSRHPVPFFLSPRLSNQMNLEAAVETAAAFLNKSVKPVLVGGPKMRVAKACEAFVELADACGYPVAVMPSAKGLVPEHHSRFIGTYWGAVSTPFCAEIVESADAYLFAGPIFNDYSSVGYSLLLKKEKAIIVQPDRVVIGNGPAFGCVLMKDFLHALATRLKKNTAAYDNYSRIFVPQGEPLSSEPGEPLRVNILFKHIQKMLSGSSAVIAETGDSWFNCQKLKLPEGCGYEFQMQYGSIGWSVGATLGYAQAAKDKRVISFIGDGSFQVTAQEVSTMLRWEQNNIIFLINNGGYTIEVEIHDGPYNIIKNWNYTGVVEAFHNGEGKCYTAKVRTEEELKKAIEASLGPNKDSLCFIEVIVHKDDTSKELLEWGSRVSAANSRPPNPQ from the exons ATGGACATCGGCTCGATTCCTTCCCCGGCCgacgccgcggcgccgccctccgcgGCCGCCACGCCGCGGGAGGCCACGCTGGGGCGCCACCTCGCGCGGCGCCTGGCCGAGGTCGGCGCGCGCGAGGTCTTCACCGTGCCGGGGGACTTCAACCTGACGCTACTCGACGAGCTCGAGGCGGAGCAGCCgtccggcggcggggtgcggctcGTCGGCTGCTGCAACGAGCTCAACGCCGCCTACGCCGCCGACGGCTACGCCCGCGCGCGCGACGGCGGGGTCGGCGCCTGCGCGGTCACCTTCACCGTCGGCGGGCTCAGCGCCATCAACGCCGTCGCCGGCGCCTTCAGCGAGAACCTCCCCGTCATCTGCATCGTCGGGGGCCCCAACAGCAACGACTACGGCAGCAACCGGATCCTCCATCACACCATCGGCATCCCCGATTTCACGCAGGAGCTCCGCTGCTTCCAGAACGTCACCTGCTATCAG GCAGTGGTGAACAACTTGGAAGATGCACATGAACAGATTGACACTGCCATTTCCACTGCACTGAAGGAGAGCAAGCCTGTTTACATCAGTATCAGCTGCAACCTCCCCTCGATCCCGCATCCTACCTTTAGCCGCCATCCTGTCCCTTTCTTTCTCTCCCCAAG ACTGTCAAACCAGATGAACCTGGAAGCAGCAGTGGAGACTGCTGCAGCTTTTTTGAACAAATCAGTCAAGCCGGTCCTTGTTGGCGGACCGAAGATGAGGGTGGCCAAAGCATGCGAGGCCTTCGTAGAGCTGGCTGATGCATGCGGTTATCCGGTTGCAGTGATGCCTTCTGCAAAGGGGCTTGTGCCGGAGCACCATTCTAGATTTATCGGCACATACTGGGGTGCTGTGAGCACTCCATTCTGCGCTGAGATTGTGGAGTCAGCTGATGCCTATTTGTTTGCTGGCCCGATATTTAATGACTACAGCTCGGTTGGGTACTCGCTTCTTCTCAAGAAGGAGAAGGCCATCATTGTCCAGCCGGACCGAGTCGTGATTGGGAATGGGCCTGCATTTGGGTGTGTTCTGATGAAGGACTTCCTGCATGCACTTGCAACCCGGCTGAAGAAGAACACAGCTGCCTACGACAACTACAGTCGGATTTTTGTGCCTCAGGGCGAACCCCTTTCCTCTGAGCCTGGAGAGCCTTTGAGAGTGAATATACTTTTTAAGCATATTCAGAAAATGTTGTCTGGCAGCTCAGCTGTTATAGCAGAGACTGGTGACTCATGGTTTAACTGTCAGAAGCTGAAACTACCAGAAGGCTGTGG GTATGAATTTCAGATGCAATATGGATCAATTGGTTGGTCTGTGGGTGCAACTCTGGGATATGCGCAGGCTGCTAAGGATAAGCGAGTCATTTCCTTCATTGGAGATGGCAGCTTTCAG GTGACGGCACAAGAAGTGTCGACGATGCTCCGGTGGGAACAGAACAACATCATCTTTCTCATAAACAACGGGGGTTACACCATTGAGGTGGAGATCCATGACGGCCCTTACAACATCATCAAGAACTGGAACTACACCGGCGTGGTGGAAGCATTCCATAATGGCGAGGGCAAGTGCTATACGGCCAAG GTCCGAACAGAGGAGGAACTGAAGAAGGCAATTGAGGCATCCCTAGGACCCAACAAGGACAGCCTGTGCTTTATAGAGGTAATTGTGCACAAGGATGACACTAGTAAAGAGCTTCTTGAGTGGGGTTCTAGGGTTTCTGCCGCGAATAGCCGGCCACCAAATCCCCAGTGA